The following are encoded in a window of Flavobacterium psychrotrophum genomic DNA:
- the dprA gene encoding DNA-processing protein DprA: MTESELFNTLALMRIEGVGDIVAKKLINHLGSAEAVFKAKRSQLLAIEGVGEVLCNNLQNTSVFNHAENEVRFVQANNIKASFYQDADYPERLKHCIDGPVVLFSSGRIDFAKRKTISIVGTRQMTSYGADFCRKLIEDLAPLNPVIVSGFAYGIDIHAHILAMDNNLQTVGVVAHGLNQVYPKVHKKYVAKMEENGGFMTEFWSTSNPDKENFVKRNRIVAGISEATIIVESADKGGSLITANLANDYNRDVFAVPGRVTDKYSMGCNNLIKSQRANLLTNAADLIYMLNWELEEKKKTPVQKQLFITLEPEEELVYNYLLKNGKELMDIIALRCDMPVYKLSSLLLTMELKGVIRPLPGKLFEAV; the protein is encoded by the coding sequence ATGACAGAATCAGAATTATTTAATACCCTGGCTTTGATGCGTATAGAGGGTGTGGGCGATATTGTGGCAAAAAAGCTGATTAACCACCTGGGCAGCGCCGAAGCCGTTTTTAAGGCCAAGCGTTCGCAGCTTTTAGCTATTGAAGGTGTGGGCGAAGTGCTGTGCAATAACCTGCAAAATACATCGGTTTTTAACCATGCCGAAAATGAGGTGCGGTTTGTACAGGCTAACAATATTAAGGCCTCTTTTTACCAGGATGCAGATTATCCTGAAAGGCTAAAGCATTGCATAGACGGCCCGGTGGTACTGTTTAGTTCCGGGAGGATAGATTTTGCGAAGCGCAAAACCATAAGCATTGTGGGTACCCGCCAGATGACCAGTTATGGTGCCGATTTTTGCCGTAAGCTTATAGAAGATCTTGCGCCGCTAAATCCGGTTATTGTTAGTGGCTTTGCTTATGGCATAGACATACACGCTCATATACTGGCTATGGATAACAACCTGCAAACAGTAGGGGTGGTAGCGCACGGCCTTAACCAGGTATACCCCAAGGTGCATAAAAAGTATGTGGCAAAAATGGAGGAGAATGGTGGTTTTATGACCGAGTTCTGGAGTACCTCTAACCCCGATAAGGAGAATTTTGTAAAGCGTAACCGTATTGTAGCGGGCATAAGCGAGGCTACCATTATTGTAGAAAGTGCAGATAAGGGTGGTTCGCTTATTACGGCTAACCTGGCCAATGATTATAACCGCGATGTGTTTGCCGTGCCCGGCCGCGTTACCGATAAGTACAGTATGGGCTGTAACAACCTTATAAAGAGCCAGCGTGCCAATCTGCTTACCAATGCCGCCGACCTTATATATATGCTGAACTGGGAACTGGAAGAAAAAAAGAAAACCCCGGTACAAAAACAACTCTTCATAACTCTGGAGCCCGAAGAGGAACTGGTATACAACTACCTGCTTAAAAACGGTAAGGAACTAATGGATATAATAGCATTGCGTTGTGATATGCCGGTATATAAATTATCATCGTTACTACTTACTATGGAACTTAAAGGGGTAATACGACCATTGCCGGGTAAATTGTTTGAAGCGGTGTAG
- the dinB gene encoding DNA polymerase IV, whose product MEEAPKPQRKIIHVDMDAFYASVEQLDNPELRGKPLAVGGGEIRGVVSAASYEARKFGVRSAMSGYLAKKRCPHLIFVPPRFDRYREISQKIRSIFHEYTDLVEPLSLDEAYLDVTVNKKGNPSATLIAAEIRQRILEVTGLTASAGISVNKFIAKVASDYNKPNGQKTVNPPEVLPFLEDLPIGKFYGVGKVTTERMYQLGIFTGKDLKEKTVEYLTEHFGKSGAYYYHVVRGVHNSEVKPDRIVKSVGTEHTFDENLVSEVFMLERLERIADELERRLKKKKIAGKTVTLKIKYSDFTVQTRSKTMPYFISDKSLIIEIIKELLYQEKLKESVRLLGISLANLNNEAGEKKVVAVQLKFDF is encoded by the coding sequence ATGGAAGAAGCCCCCAAACCGCAGCGTAAAATAATCCATGTAGATATGGATGCCTTTTATGCATCTGTAGAGCAGCTGGACAACCCCGAGCTTAGGGGCAAGCCACTTGCTGTAGGCGGCGGTGAAATTCGTGGGGTGGTTAGTGCAGCCAGCTATGAGGCGCGCAAGTTTGGCGTGCGTAGTGCCATGAGTGGCTATCTGGCTAAAAAGCGTTGCCCACACCTTATATTTGTGCCGCCCCGTTTTGACCGTTACCGCGAAATTTCCCAAAAAATACGCAGCATCTTCCATGAGTATACAGATCTTGTAGAGCCACTTTCGCTTGATGAGGCTTACCTTGATGTTACCGTAAATAAAAAAGGCAACCCAAGTGCCACGCTTATTGCGGCCGAGATTCGCCAACGCATACTGGAGGTTACGGGGCTTACGGCATCGGCAGGCATTAGTGTAAACAAATTTATTGCCAAGGTAGCCAGCGACTATAACAAGCCTAATGGACAAAAAACCGTAAATCCACCCGAAGTATTACCGTTTTTAGAAGACCTGCCCATAGGTAAATTCTACGGGGTGGGTAAGGTTACTACAGAACGTATGTACCAGTTGGGCATTTTTACAGGCAAAGACCTCAAAGAAAAAACCGTTGAATACCTTACAGAACATTTTGGCAAGTCGGGTGCCTATTATTACCATGTAGTGCGGGGCGTGCACAACAGCGAGGTAAAGCCCGACCGTATTGTAAAATCGGTGGGTACAGAGCATACCTTTGACGAAAACCTGGTGTCTGAAGTGTTTATGCTCGAAAGGCTGGAACGTATTGCCGATGAGCTGGAACGCCGTTTAAAGAAAAAAAAGATAGCCGGAAAAACGGTTACCCTCAAAATTAAATACTCTGATTTTACGGTACAAACCCGCAGTAAGACCATGCCTTATTTTATATCAGACAAAAGCCTGATCATCGAAATTATTAAAGAGCTGCTTTACCAGGAAAAGCTTAAAGAGTCGGTACGGTTGTTGGGTATTTCGCTGGCCAACCTTAATAATGAAGCCGGTGAGAAGAAAGTGGTGGCAGTGCAGCTAAAGTTTGATTTTTAG
- a CDS encoding SPOR domain-containing protein — MMIEKHLPALLYRYQCVTVPGFGAFLTELRPAFLDAAQHTFYPPKKVVSFNANVKNNDGLLANHIAVAEKISYTDAVAAIALGVAQWKETLDNLDIIFLKNIGQLGLNAEGSIVFTPDAPVNYLTSSFGLSTVVSSAIKREALKAEVEALEERAPIIFTPERKRSYSYLKYAAVFAVLLGAGSVSYKNYRDAQIDAETLAVQNAVQAKVQQRLQQATFFIENPLPAVTLPLKEEAPAVTPYHVVAGAYKSEANANKAVAELESKGFKAHSLPLNKYGLYPVVYGSFTTYTEAQKTMREIHATNDKEAWILVQQQ, encoded by the coding sequence ATGATGATAGAAAAACACTTACCCGCTTTACTATACCGTTACCAGTGTGTTACTGTACCCGGTTTTGGCGCTTTCCTTACAGAGCTTCGTCCTGCATTTTTAGATGCGGCGCAGCATACCTTCTATCCTCCAAAAAAAGTGGTTTCTTTTAACGCGAATGTAAAAAATAATGACGGTCTTTTAGCGAACCATATCGCAGTAGCCGAAAAAATTTCTTATACCGATGCCGTGGCAGCAATTGCCCTGGGCGTAGCGCAATGGAAAGAAACGCTTGACAATCTTGACATCATTTTCCTTAAAAACATAGGCCAGCTTGGGCTTAACGCCGAAGGCAGCATTGTGTTTACGCCAGATGCGCCCGTTAACTATCTTACAAGCTCATTCGGGCTTAGTACCGTGGTATCTTCTGCGATAAAACGCGAAGCACTTAAAGCCGAGGTAGAGGCGCTTGAAGAAAGAGCCCCTATTATATTTACGCCCGAAAGGAAACGCAGCTACAGCTACCTTAAGTATGCCGCAGTATTTGCTGTGCTGTTAGGCGCAGGCAGCGTAAGTTATAAAAACTACCGCGATGCACAAATAGATGCAGAAACGCTTGCGGTGCAAAACGCCGTACAGGCTAAAGTACAGCAACGCCTGCAACAAGCTACCTTTTTTATAGAAAACCCATTACCTGCCGTTACGCTTCCGCTTAAAGAAGAGGCTCCGGCAGTAACGCCTTACCACGTTGTGGCAGGGGCATACAAAAGTGAGGCTAATGCAAACAAGGCTGTAGCCGAGCTTGAATCTAAAGGCTTTAAAGCACATTCTCTTCCTTTAAACAAATACGGATTGTATCCTGTAGTATACGGCAGCTTTACAACCTATACTGAAGCGCAGAAAACCATGAGGGAAATTCACGCCACAAACGACAAAGAAGCCTGGATACTGGTTCAGCAGCAATAA